The proteins below come from a single Leptotrichia sp. oral taxon 223 genomic window:
- a CDS encoding thymidylate kinase, protein MGKLIIIEGTDGSGKQTQTELLYNKLKKIKGENKVKKISFPNYESRASEPVKMYLAGEFGKTAESVNAYAASVLYSVDRFASFKTEWEDFYNNGGIVISDRYTISNMIHQAPKILNKAEKEKYLNWLIDLEWDKIGIPKPDIVFFLDIPFEFSQKLMKDRENKITGKKEKDIHEKDKNYLKNAYEVAKDLSEKYSWNVISCVNENNLRAIENINDEMLEIVLKNI, encoded by the coding sequence ATGGGAAAATTAATAATTATTGAAGGTACAGACGGAAGCGGAAAACAGACGCAGACAGAATTGCTGTACAACAAACTGAAAAAAATAAAAGGGGAAAACAAGGTAAAAAAAATATCTTTCCCAAACTATGAAAGCAGAGCCTCCGAGCCAGTGAAAATGTATCTTGCAGGTGAATTTGGAAAAACGGCTGAAAGTGTGAATGCCTATGCGGCTTCGGTTCTTTACTCAGTTGACAGGTTTGCCTCGTTTAAGACAGAATGGGAAGACTTTTATAATAATGGCGGCATTGTTATTAGTGACAGATACACAATTTCAAATATGATTCATCAAGCACCCAAAATTTTGAACAAAGCTGAGAAAGAAAAATATTTAAATTGGCTAATAGATCTGGAATGGGATAAAATTGGAATACCGAAGCCAGATATTGTGTTTTTTCTGGACATTCCTTTTGAGTTTAGTCAAAAACTTATGAAAGACAGGGAAAATAAAATAACTGGTAAAAAAGAGAAAGATATTCATGAAAAAGACAAAAATTATTTAAAAAATGCATATGAAGTTGCTAAAGATTTATCAGAAAAATACAGCTGGAATGTAATTTCATGTGTTAATGAGAATAATTTGAGAGCAATAGAGAATATAAATGATGAAATGCTGGAAATAGTATTGAAAAATATATAA
- a CDS encoding HutP family protein, with protein sequence MEENNKSVEICRTALKMAISSRDEEKKLMQDYRKIGIKTAAVNVGGAMPQSRFKFIESALIAAKRNTLIQDVHAHDGAVIGAMREAMSQIEAIINGLSVGGKIGLAREGEHLAVAIFLSVGILQFNEVITSVAHRSVSILDNEK encoded by the coding sequence ATGGAAGAAAATAATAAAAGTGTAGAAATATGCAGAACAGCATTAAAAATGGCTATTTCTTCACGAGATGAAGAAAAAAAATTGATGCAGGACTACCGAAAAATCGGGATAAAAACCGCTGCTGTAAATGTCGGCGGCGCAATGCCCCAGTCCCGTTTTAAATTTATTGAAAGCGCATTAATAGCGGCAAAACGAAATACCCTGATTCAAGATGTTCATGCTCACGATGGCGCAGTAATCGGTGCAATGCGTGAAGCAATGAGCCAAATTGAAGCAATTATAAATGGACTTAGTGTCGGCGGGAAAATTGGATTGGCACGAGAAGGAGAGCATCTGGCTGTGGCGATATTTCTAAGCGTGGGAATATTACAGTTCAATGAAGTAATAACTTCTGTTGCTCATCGTTCTGTTTCAATACTTGATAATGAGAAATAA